Proteins from a single region of Pseudomonas sp. 10S4:
- a CDS encoding sulfite exporter TauE/SafE family protein translates to MLLASFFGVLMGLVLGLTGAGGGILAVPALVLGLGWTMTQAAPVALFAVGSAAAVGAIDGLRHGLVRYRAALLIALLGAVFSPVGIYFAHQMPEKILMILFSLLMVMVAWRMLRRERQEEGPNDHGHANWGQKNCMLDQQTGRFSWTAKCTATLAALGAVTGVVSGLLGVGGGFLIVPAFKQLTDVQMRGIIATSLMVISLISAIGVIGAFHAGVRIDGLGVAFIVASNVGMVIGRKLCALVPARALQVGFASVCIVVAGYMLLKAGV, encoded by the coding sequence ATGCTGCTGGCAAGTTTTTTTGGTGTGCTGATGGGCCTGGTCCTCGGTTTGACCGGGGCCGGGGGCGGGATTCTGGCGGTGCCGGCGTTGGTACTGGGGCTCGGCTGGACCATGACCCAAGCGGCGCCGGTCGCATTATTTGCGGTGGGTAGTGCGGCGGCGGTCGGTGCCATCGATGGCTTGCGCCACGGTCTGGTGCGCTATCGTGCGGCGCTGTTGATCGCCTTGCTCGGCGCGGTGTTTTCGCCAGTGGGCATCTACTTTGCCCATCAGATGCCGGAAAAAATCCTGATGATCCTGTTCAGTCTGCTGATGGTCATGGTGGCCTGGCGGATGCTGCGCCGCGAACGTCAGGAGGAGGGCCCGAACGACCACGGCCACGCCAACTGGGGCCAGAAGAACTGCATGCTCGATCAACAGACCGGGCGTTTTTCCTGGACCGCCAAATGCACCGCGACCCTGGCAGCCCTCGGCGCGGTGACCGGCGTGGTGTCAGGATTGTTGGGCGTGGGTGGCGGCTTTCTGATCGTCCCGGCGTTCAAGCAACTGACCGACGTGCAGATGCGCGGGATCATCGCCACGTCGTTGATGGTGATCAGCCTGATCTCGGCGATCGGAGTGATTGGCGCATTTCATGCGGGCGTGCGGATCGACGGTTTGGGCGTGGCGTTTATCGTCGCTAGCAACGTCGGCATGGTCATTGGTCGCAAGCTGTGCGCCCTGGTGCCGGCCCGAGCGTTGCAAGTCGGTTTCGCCAGCGTTTGCATCGTGGTTGCCGGTTACATGCTGTTGAAAGCGGGCGTCTAG
- a CDS encoding NAD(P)/FAD-dependent oxidoreductase, translating to MNDQHWGPTISADIVVIGGGTAGIGFVASLLKRDPSLNITVIEPSAQHYYQPAWTLVGGGAYSVEDTVRSMSSVMPRQATWLQAAVTEIAADKKHLTLDDGRTVGYQNLIICPGLRLAWEKIEGLQDALGQHGVTSNYSYQHAAYTWELVKGLRGGKAIFTQPPIPIKCAGAPQKALYLSCDHWLKSGVLNKIDIEFNLAGAALFGVPTFVPPLMKYIEKYNARLAFTSNLIKVDGPAKTAWFEVKDAAGTVTVEEKTFDLLHVVPPQVAPDFIRESPLADAAGWCEVNMHTLQHVRYPEVFGLGDICSTSNAKTAAAVRKQIVVVAENLLALRKQQPLPLKYDGYGSCPLTVEKGKVILAEFGYAGKLLPTFPLDPTVARRSAWWLKASLLPWFYWNGMLKGREWLTALSKVD from the coding sequence ATGAACGATCAACACTGGGGCCCAACCATCAGTGCAGACATCGTGGTGATAGGCGGCGGCACGGCAGGGATTGGTTTTGTCGCCAGCCTGCTTAAGCGCGATCCGTCGTTGAACATCACCGTTATCGAACCTAGCGCCCAGCATTACTACCAACCGGCCTGGACCTTGGTCGGCGGTGGTGCCTACTCGGTGGAAGACACCGTACGTTCGATGTCCAGCGTCATGCCGCGTCAAGCGACCTGGCTGCAAGCCGCCGTCACTGAAATCGCGGCTGACAAAAAACACCTGACCCTCGACGACGGCCGTACGGTCGGCTATCAAAACCTCATCATCTGCCCCGGCCTGCGCCTGGCCTGGGAGAAGATCGAAGGCTTGCAGGACGCCCTCGGCCAGCACGGCGTGACGTCCAATTACAGCTACCAGCACGCGGCCTACACCTGGGAACTGGTCAAGGGCTTGCGCGGCGGCAAGGCGATCTTCACCCAGCCACCGATCCCGATCAAATGCGCCGGAGCGCCGCAAAAGGCCTTGTACCTGTCCTGCGATCACTGGTTGAAAAGTGGTGTGCTGAACAAGATCGACATCGAGTTCAACCTGGCCGGTGCCGCGTTGTTCGGTGTGCCAACGTTCGTGCCGCCGCTGATGAAGTACATCGAAAAATACAACGCACGGCTGGCCTTCACCTCCAACCTGATCAAGGTTGATGGCCCGGCGAAAACCGCCTGGTTCGAGGTCAAGGACGCTGCCGGTACGGTCACCGTTGAAGAAAAAACCTTTGACCTGCTACACGTCGTGCCACCTCAGGTTGCTCCGGATTTCATCCGCGAGAGCCCCTTGGCCGATGCCGCCGGCTGGTGCGAAGTGAACATGCACACGCTGCAACATGTGCGTTATCCCGAGGTTTTCGGCCTGGGCGATATCTGCTCCACCAGCAACGCGAAAACCGCTGCCGCCGTGCGCAAGCAGATTGTGGTGGTGGCCGAAAACCTGCTGGCCCTGCGCAAGCAACAGCCGCTGCCGCTCAAGTACGACGGCTATGGCTCGTGCCCGCTGACGGTGGAGAAGGGCAAGGTGATCCTCGCCGAGTTTGGCTATGCCGGTAAGTTGCTGCCGACCTTTCCCTTGGACCCGACCGTAGCCCGTCGTTCTGCGTGGTGGCTGAAGGCGAGCCTGCTGCCGTGGTTCTACTGGAACGGCATGCTCAAGGGCCGCGAATGGCTGACTGCCCTGTCCAAGGTCGATTGA
- a CDS encoding ArsR/SmtB family transcription factor produces MQSSLTECEVAQLRASASKACALLKALANEDRLLILCQLTQGERNVGELETMTGVRQPTLSQQLGILRDEGLVATRREGKYIFYGLASHEVIQVMKTLSGLYCGAVLKSWADPVPVS; encoded by the coding sequence ATGCAATCCAGTCTGACCGAATGTGAAGTCGCCCAATTGCGGGCGTCGGCCTCCAAAGCTTGCGCGCTGCTCAAGGCTTTGGCCAATGAGGATCGCTTGCTGATTCTCTGCCAGTTGACCCAGGGCGAACGCAACGTTGGCGAACTGGAAACCATGACCGGCGTACGCCAGCCCACACTGTCCCAACAGCTGGGCATTTTGCGCGATGAAGGCCTGGTCGCGACTCGCCGTGAAGGCAAATACATTTTCTATGGCCTGGCCAGTCATGAAGTGATTCAGGTAATGAAAACGCTGTCCGGCCTGTATTGCGGGGCGGTTCTAAAAAGTTGGGCCGACCCTGTACCTGTCAGTTAA
- a CDS encoding MBL fold metallo-hydrolase: MPALIEAFLDPASSTYSYVVYEQAGGYCAIVDTVLDYDPAAGRTATVQADRIIAFVREQQLQVQWLLETHAHADHLSAAPYLRRELGGKIAIGQSISKVQGVFKTLFNLEPEFCVDGSQFDHLFAPNESFMIGNLKATALHVPGHTPADMAYLIDGDVILVGDTLFMPDVGTARCDFPGGNANQLFASIHKLLAFPAGVRLYVCHDYPPEGREPECQTTVGEQRKSNIHVHDGVEEAAFVAMRTQRDAGLGMPNLLLPAIQVNVRAGNMPPAEDNGVTYLKIPVNKL, from the coding sequence ATGCCCGCGCTGATTGAAGCCTTCCTCGACCCCGCCTCGTCGACCTACAGCTACGTTGTCTACGAGCAGGCTGGCGGGTACTGCGCGATTGTCGACACGGTGCTCGATTACGACCCGGCCGCCGGGCGAACCGCGACTGTCCAGGCCGACCGAATCATCGCTTTCGTGCGCGAACAGCAGTTGCAGGTGCAATGGCTGCTGGAAACCCACGCTCACGCCGATCACCTCTCCGCCGCGCCGTATCTGCGTCGGGAACTGGGCGGGAAGATTGCGATTGGGCAGTCGATCAGCAAGGTCCAGGGCGTGTTCAAGACCCTGTTCAATCTGGAGCCGGAATTTTGTGTGGATGGCTCGCAGTTCGATCACCTGTTCGCCCCGAACGAATCGTTCATGATTGGCAACCTCAAGGCCACGGCCCTGCACGTGCCCGGCCACACCCCGGCAGACATGGCGTATTTGATCGACGGCGATGTGATTCTGGTGGGCGATACACTGTTCATGCCGGATGTCGGCACCGCGCGTTGCGACTTTCCGGGCGGCAATGCCAACCAGTTGTTCGCCTCGATCCACAAGCTGCTGGCCTTCCCGGCTGGCGTGCGGCTCTACGTTTGCCATGACTACCCGCCTGAGGGGCGCGAGCCTGAATGTCAGACCACGGTGGGTGAGCAGCGTAAAAGCAACATTCATGTGCACGACGGCGTTGAAGAGGCGGCGTTCGTCGCCATGCGGACGCAGCGCGATGCCGGGTTGGGGATGCCGAATCTGTTGCTGCCGGCAATTCAGGTGAATGTGCGGGCGGGGAATATGCCGCCGGCCGAGGATAACGGCGTGACGTACCTAAAGATCCCCGTTAATAAACTGTGA
- the bkdR gene encoding Bkd operon transcriptional regulator BkdR, whose translation MRKLDRTDIGILNSLQENARITNADLARSVNLSPTPCFNRVKAMEELGLIREQVTLLDADLLGLHVNVFIHVSLEKQVEEALAHFEEAISDRPEVMECYLMAGDPDYLIRVLVPTIQSLERFMMDFLTKVPGVANIRSSFALKQVRYKTALPLPANGLTLGG comes from the coding sequence ATGCGCAAACTGGACCGTACCGACATCGGCATTCTCAACAGCCTTCAGGAGAACGCCCGCATCACCAACGCCGACCTCGCACGCTCGGTCAACCTGTCGCCGACACCGTGCTTCAACCGGGTCAAGGCAATGGAAGAATTAGGGCTGATTCGTGAGCAAGTCACGCTGCTGGACGCCGACCTGCTGGGGCTGCATGTGAATGTGTTCATTCACGTCAGCCTGGAGAAGCAGGTGGAAGAGGCGCTGGCGCATTTCGAAGAAGCGATTTCGGATCGCCCGGAAGTGATGGAGTGCTATTTGATGGCTGGCGACCCGGATTATCTGATCCGGGTGTTGGTGCCGACCATTCAGTCGCTGGAGCGCTTCATGATGGACTTCCTGACCAAGGTGCCTGGCGTCGCCAACATCCGCTCAAGCTTTGCGCTCAAGCAAGTGCGCTATAAGACCGCGCTGCCATTGCCGGCGAATGGGTTGACCCTCGGGGGCTAA
- a CDS encoding alpha-ketoacid dehydrogenase subunit beta — MNDHNTSIELETAMTTTTMTMIQALRSAMDVMLERDDNVVVFGQDVGYFGGVFRCTEGLQSKYGTSRVFDAPISESGIVGVAVGMGAYGLRPVAEIQFADYVYPASDQIISEAARLRYRSAGEFTAPMTLRMPCGGGIYGGQTHSQSIEAMFTQVCGLRTVMPSNPYDAKGLLIASIENDDPVIFLEPKRLYNGPFDGHHDRPVTPWSKHPAAQVPDGYYTVPLDVAAIARPGKDVTILTYGTTVYVSQVAAEESGVDAEVIDLRSLWPLDLDTIVKSVKKTGRCVIVHEATRTCGFGAELVALVQEHCFHYLEAPIERVTGWDTPYPHAQEWAYFPGPSRVGAALKRVMEV, encoded by the coding sequence ATGAACGACCACAACACCAGTATTGAATTGGAAACCGCCATGACCACGACCACCATGACCATGATCCAGGCCCTGCGCTCGGCCATGGACGTGATGCTTGAGCGCGACGACAACGTCGTGGTGTTCGGCCAGGACGTGGGTTACTTCGGCGGCGTGTTCCGTTGCACCGAAGGTTTACAAAGCAAGTACGGCACCTCCCGGGTGTTCGATGCACCGATCTCCGAAAGCGGGATCGTTGGCGTCGCCGTCGGCATGGGCGCCTACGGTCTGCGGCCGGTGGCCGAGATTCAGTTCGCCGATTACGTTTATCCGGCATCCGACCAGATCATTTCCGAAGCAGCGCGCCTGCGCTATCGCTCGGCCGGCGAGTTCACCGCGCCGATGACCCTGCGCATGCCTTGCGGCGGCGGCATCTACGGCGGCCAGACCCACAGCCAAAGTATCGAGGCGATGTTCACCCAGGTCTGCGGCCTGCGCACGGTCATGCCGTCCAACCCTTACGACGCCAAAGGCCTGCTGATCGCCTCCATCGAAAACGATGATCCGGTGATCTTCCTTGAGCCGAAACGCCTGTACAACGGCCCGTTCGACGGTCACCACGACCGCCCGGTAACCCCGTGGTCGAAACACCCGGCCGCACAAGTGCCGGACGGTTACTACACCGTGCCACTGGACGTTGCCGCCATCGCCCGCCCAGGCAAGGACGTGACCATCCTGACCTACGGCACCACGGTTTACGTGTCGCAAGTGGCCGCTGAAGAAAGCGGTGTCGACGCTGAAGTCATCGACCTGCGCAGCCTGTGGCCGCTGGACCTGGACACCATCGTCAAGTCGGTGAAGAAAACCGGCCGTTGCGTGATCGTTCACGAAGCCACCCGCACCTGCGGTTTCGGCGCGGAGCTGGTCGCGTTGGTGCAAGAGCATTGCTTCCACTACCTGGAAGCGCCGATCGAACGCGTCACCGGTTGGGACACCCCCTACCCGCACGCGCAAGAGTGGGCGTATTTCCCAGGTCCGTCCCGAGTGGGCGCGGCGTTGAAACGGGTTATGGAGGTCTGA
- a CDS encoding dihydrolipoamide acetyltransferase family protein, producing the protein MGTHVIKMPDIGEGIAEVELSVWHVKVGDLVVEDQVLADVMTDKAMVDIPSPVHGKVISLGGVPGEVMAVGSILISIEVEGAGNFKESSQPAPVAAKEAPVAAPPKVEAVAASKPVAAPRPAVCQGPMVARDADERPLASPAVRKHALDLGIQLRLVRGTGPAGRVLHEDLDAYLAEGQSNASTATAAYAQRTDEEQIPVIGMRRKIAQRMQDATQRAAHFSYVEEIDVTAVEELRTHLNEKHGASRGKLTLLPFLVRALVVALRDFPQINARYDDEAQVITRLGAVHVGVATQSDIGLMVPVVRHAEARSLWDSAQEISRLATAARNGKASRDELSGSTITLTSLGALGGIVSTPVLNLPEVAIVGVNKIVERPMVVKGQIVVRKMMNLSSSFDHRVVDGMDAAQFIQAIRGLLEQPATLFVE; encoded by the coding sequence ATGGGCACGCACGTTATTAAAATGCCGGACATTGGTGAAGGCATTGCAGAAGTTGAATTGTCGGTGTGGCACGTCAAGGTCGGCGACCTGGTTGTCGAAGATCAGGTGCTGGCCGATGTAATGACCGACAAGGCGATGGTCGACATCCCTTCGCCGGTGCACGGCAAAGTCATTTCTCTGGGCGGTGTGCCGGGGGAAGTGATGGCGGTTGGCAGCATCCTGATCAGCATTGAAGTCGAAGGCGCGGGCAACTTTAAAGAGTCCTCGCAGCCTGCTCCGGTTGCTGCTAAAGAAGCACCGGTTGCAGCGCCTCCTAAAGTCGAAGCCGTAGCTGCAAGCAAGCCCGTAGCAGCGCCTCGTCCTGCGGTTTGTCAGGGCCCGATGGTTGCCCGTGACGCCGATGAACGTCCGCTTGCCTCCCCGGCCGTACGTAAACATGCGCTGGACCTCGGCATCCAGTTGCGTCTGGTGCGTGGCACCGGCCCTGCCGGTCGCGTACTGCACGAAGACCTCGACGCCTATCTGGCCGAGGGTCAGTCGAATGCCTCGACCGCTACCGCCGCTTACGCCCAGCGTACCGACGAAGAGCAAATCCCGGTGATCGGCATGCGCCGCAAGATCGCCCAGCGCATGCAGGACGCCACCCAGCGCGCCGCGCACTTCAGTTATGTCGAGGAAATCGACGTCACCGCCGTGGAAGAACTGCGCACACACCTGAACGAAAAACACGGCGCGAGCCGCGGCAAGCTGACGTTGCTGCCGTTCCTGGTCCGTGCACTGGTCGTTGCCCTGCGCGACTTCCCGCAGATCAATGCCCGTTACGACGACGAAGCCCAAGTCATCACCCGCCTCGGCGCGGTGCATGTCGGCGTCGCCACCCAGAGCGACATTGGTTTGATGGTGCCGGTGGTGCGTCACGCTGAAGCCCGCAGCCTGTGGGACAGCGCTCAGGAAATTTCTCGTCTGGCCACCGCCGCGCGTAATGGCAAGGCCAGCCGCGATGAGCTGTCCGGCTCGACCATCACCCTGACCAGCCTTGGCGCGTTGGGCGGCATCGTCAGCACTCCGGTGCTGAACCTGCCGGAAGTGGCGATCGTTGGCGTGAACAAAATCGTCGAACGCCCGATGGTGGTCAAAGGCCAGATCGTGGTTCGCAAGATGATGAACCTCTCCAGCTCCTTCGATCACCGCGTGGTCGATGGCATGGACGCGGCGCAATTCATCCAGGCCATTCGTGGCTTGCTCGAACAACCCGCAACCTTGTTTGTGGAGTAA
- the lpdA gene encoding dihydrolipoyl dehydrogenase, which translates to MQTLNTTLLIIGGGPGGYVTAIRAGQLGISTILVEGESLGGTCLNIGCIPSKALIHVAEQFHQTQHHSQHSALGISVSTPTLDITKSVEWKDGIVDRLTTGVSALLKKHKVQVVQGWAKVIDGKTVEVGDTRIQCEHLVLATGSKSVNLPMLPIGGPIISSTEALAPKSVPKRLIVVGGGYIGLELGIAYRKLGAEVSVVEAQDRILPAYDAELTQPVHEALKQLGVKLYLKHSVQGFDSTNNTLQVLDPDGDVLNLETDQVLVAVGRKPNTQGWNLEGLNLAMNGSAIKIDNRCQTSMRNVYAIGDLSGEPMLAHRAMAQGEMVAELISGKSREFNPTAIAAVCFTDPELVVVGKTPDEAKAAGLDCIVSSFPFAANGRAMTLESKTGFVRVVARRDNHLIVGWQAVGVGVSELSTAFGQSLEMGARLEDIAGTIHAHPTLGEAVQEAALRALGHALHL; encoded by the coding sequence ATGCAAACTCTGAACACCACGCTGCTGATTATCGGTGGCGGCCCTGGCGGCTATGTGACGGCGATCCGTGCCGGTCAGCTGGGCATTTCGACCATTCTGGTGGAAGGCGAATCGTTGGGCGGCACCTGCCTGAACATCGGCTGCATTCCGTCGAAGGCGCTGATTCATGTCGCCGAGCAGTTTCACCAGACGCAGCACCACAGCCAACATTCGGCCCTGGGCATCAGCGTTTCGACGCCGACCCTCGACATCACTAAGAGCGTCGAGTGGAAGGACGGCATCGTTGATCGCCTGACCACTGGCGTTTCCGCGTTGCTGAAGAAGCACAAGGTCCAGGTCGTTCAAGGCTGGGCGAAAGTAATCGACGGTAAAACCGTTGAAGTCGGCGACACGCGGATTCAGTGCGAGCACCTGGTGCTGGCCACCGGTTCGAAAAGCGTGAACCTGCCGATGCTGCCGATTGGCGGGCCGATCATCTCTTCTACCGAAGCCCTGGCGCCGAAGTCCGTGCCTAAACGACTGATCGTGGTCGGTGGCGGTTACATCGGTCTGGAGCTCGGGATTGCCTATCGCAAGCTCGGCGCCGAAGTCAGTGTGGTCGAGGCTCAGGATCGCATCCTGCCGGCCTACGACGCCGAATTGACTCAACCGGTGCACGAAGCACTCAAGCAACTTGGCGTGAAGCTTTACTTGAAACACAGCGTTCAAGGCTTTGATTCTACAAACAATACTTTGCAAGTTCTGGATCCGGATGGCGACGTTCTGAACCTTGAAACCGATCAGGTCCTGGTAGCGGTCGGTCGCAAGCCGAACACCCAGGGCTGGAACCTTGAAGGGCTGAACCTGGCCATGAACGGTTCGGCGATCAAGATCGACAATCGCTGCCAGACCAGCATGCGCAATGTCTACGCCATCGGCGATTTGAGTGGCGAACCGATGCTCGCGCACAGGGCCATGGCTCAGGGCGAGATGGTCGCCGAGTTGATCAGCGGCAAATCCCGCGAGTTCAACCCGACCGCCATCGCCGCCGTGTGCTTTACCGACCCGGAACTGGTGGTGGTCGGCAAGACCCCGGACGAGGCCAAGGCTGCCGGATTGGACTGCATCGTTTCGAGCTTCCCGTTCGCGGCCAATGGCCGGGCGATGACCCTGGAATCGAAAACCGGCTTCGTGCGGGTGGTCGCTCGTCGGGACAATCATCTGATTGTGGGTTGGCAAGCGGTCGGCGTGGGAGTTTCGGAGTTGTCGACCGCGTTCGGCCAGAGCCTGGAAATGGGCGCCCGGCTGGAAGACATCGCCGGCACCATCCACGCGCACCCGACGCTGGGCGAGGCGGTGCAGGAAGCGGCGTTGCGTGCGCTTGGGCATGCGCTGCACCTGTAA
- a CDS encoding branched-chain amino acid aminotransferase, with amino-acid sequence MGNESINWDKLGFDYIKTDKRFLSYWRNGEWDAGTLTEDNVLHISEGSTALHYGQQCFEGMKAYRCKDGSINLFRPDQNALRMQRSCARLLMPFVETEQFIEACKAVVRANERFIPPYGTGGALYLRPFVIGVGDNIGVRTAPEFIFSIFAIPVGAYFKGGLTPHNFLISSFDRAAPQGTGAAKCGGNYAASLMPGSQAKKAHFADCIYLDPMTHTKIEEVGSANFFGITHDNKFVTPNSPSVLPGITRLSLIELAKSRLGLEVIEGDVLIDKLSDFKEAGACGTAAVITPIGGISYNDHLHVFHSETEVGPVTQKLYKELTGVQTGDIEAPAGWIVKV; translated from the coding sequence ATGGGTAACGAAAGCATCAATTGGGACAAGCTGGGTTTTGACTACATCAAGACAGACAAGCGTTTCTTGTCGTACTGGCGCAATGGCGAGTGGGACGCAGGCACCCTGACCGAAGATAACGTGCTGCACATCAGCGAAGGCTCGACTGCCCTTCACTATGGCCAGCAGTGCTTCGAAGGCATGAAGGCCTATCGTTGCAAGGACGGCTCGATCAACCTGTTCCGCCCGGACCAGAACGCCCTGCGCATGCAGCGCAGCTGTGCTCGCCTGCTGATGCCGTTCGTGGAAACCGAGCAGTTCATCGAAGCCTGCAAGGCTGTGGTCCGCGCCAACGAGCGTTTCATCCCGCCTTATGGCACTGGCGGCGCGCTGTACCTGCGTCCGTTCGTGATCGGCGTGGGTGACAACATCGGCGTGCGCACCGCTCCCGAGTTCATCTTCTCGATCTTCGCGATCCCGGTCGGTGCCTACTTCAAGGGCGGCCTGACCCCGCATAACTTCCTGATCTCCAGCTTCGACCGCGCAGCCCCACAAGGCACCGGGGCCGCGAAGTGCGGTGGCAACTACGCCGCCAGCCTGATGCCAGGCTCCCAAGCCAAGAAGGCGCACTTTGCCGACTGCATCTACCTGGACCCGATGACCCACACCAAAATCGAAGAAGTCGGCTCGGCCAACTTCTTCGGGATCACCCACGACAACAAGTTCGTCACCCCGAACTCGCCATCGGTACTGCCGGGCATCACCCGTCTGTCGTTGATCGAGCTGGCGAAATCGCGTCTGGGCCTGGAAGTGATCGAAGGCGACGTGTTGATCGACAAACTGTCGGACTTCAAGGAAGCAGGCGCTTGCGGCACCGCTGCCGTGATTACGCCAATCGGCGGCATCAGCTACAACGATCACCTGCACGTGTTCCACAGCGAAACCGAGGTCGGCCCGGTCACCCAAAAGCTCTACAAAGAGCTGACCGGTGTACAGACCGGCGACATCGAAGCGCCAGCGGGCTGGATCGTTAAGGTCTGA
- a CDS encoding ArsR/SmtB family transcription factor: protein MNVEQHDIGVSQVAAAIAEPARTKILCSLMDGHARTSTELAAIAEVSASTASAHLAKLKESALVRLHVQGRHRYYSLADKRVAQALEALMVLGQNAAPTFNSRTPDRLQFARTCYDHMAGTLAVLLHDRMIEAGWLLETDEQVYQLSESGEALFEGLGVEVKDLSALRRRFACPCLDWSMRRPHLGGSLGAALLQTAIKRKWVTQDLDSRALALTALGRKEIGVRFDVVVPDSSIQQVKIKRSQPSAAPTGGL from the coding sequence ATGAACGTTGAACAACACGACATCGGCGTTTCTCAAGTGGCGGCCGCGATTGCGGAGCCGGCCCGGACGAAAATCCTCTGCTCGTTGATGGACGGCCACGCCCGCACCAGCACCGAGCTGGCGGCGATTGCCGAGGTCAGTGCCTCCACCGCCAGCGCGCACTTGGCCAAACTCAAGGAATCGGCGCTGGTGCGGCTGCACGTTCAGGGCCGCCATCGTTATTACAGCCTCGCGGACAAGCGTGTGGCCCAAGCACTGGAAGCCTTGATGGTGCTCGGCCAGAACGCCGCGCCGACGTTCAATTCGCGCACCCCGGATCGCCTGCAATTCGCCCGCACTTGCTACGACCACATGGCCGGCACCCTGGCGGTGTTGCTGCATGACCGGATGATCGAGGCGGGGTGGTTGCTGGAAACCGATGAGCAGGTTTATCAACTGAGCGAGAGCGGCGAGGCGTTGTTCGAGGGCTTGGGGGTTGAGGTCAAGGATTTGAGCGCGTTGCGCCGGCGGTTTGCCTGCCCGTGCCTGGACTGGAGTATGCGCCGGCCGCATTTGGGCGGTTCACTGGGGGCGGCGTTGTTGCAAACGGCGATCAAGCGCAAATGGGTGACCCAGGATCTGGACAGTCGGGCGTTGGCGTTGACGGCGTTGGGGCGTAAGGAGATTGGGGTGCGGTTTGATGTGGTGGTGCCGGATTCGTCGATTCAACAGGTCAAGATCAAAAGATCGCAGCCTTCGGCAGCTCCTACGGGGGGCTTGTGA
- a CDS encoding cytochrome P450 has translation MDPIIAATHADPYPYYAQLRAEGGLVFHQGLKLWVASSADAVAAVFAHPDCQVRPLSEPVPKTIVEGLAGEVFGRLMRMNEGEPQRCPRSAIEPGLALIDRNEVQALVNARLITPDAEGLSKAMFRGPVCVVAALLGFSPAQGRMISELTADFVACLSPLSSQAQLDAAHGATEQLRGYFIELLDDPGAQSPLLSDIKQRFGASDNERLIANLIGLCSQAYEATAGLIGNALVTLIRNPSLQRDSASIDVLISEVQRFDPSVQNTRRFVAAPCEIAGVSLNPSDAILVLLASANRDSQLNDNPDVFLLDRPNRRSFTFGSGRHQCPGQRLALSIATATLTQILAMKPALERLTWHYRPSLNGRIPLFSEGQT, from the coding sequence ATGGACCCGATCATCGCTGCGACTCATGCCGACCCTTACCCGTATTACGCGCAACTGCGCGCCGAGGGTGGGCTGGTTTTTCATCAAGGACTGAAACTGTGGGTGGCCAGCAGTGCTGACGCCGTGGCGGCGGTGTTCGCGCATCCGGACTGCCAGGTGCGCCCGCTGAGTGAGCCGGTGCCCAAGACAATTGTTGAAGGATTGGCCGGCGAAGTATTCGGTCGGTTGATGCGGATGAATGAAGGTGAACCGCAGCGCTGCCCGAGGTCGGCGATTGAGCCGGGACTGGCGTTGATCGACCGGAATGAAGTGCAAGCGTTGGTCAATGCGCGGTTGATCACCCCGGACGCCGAGGGTCTGTCCAAAGCGATGTTCCGCGGTCCGGTGTGCGTGGTGGCGGCGTTGTTGGGGTTCTCCCCTGCTCAGGGTCGGATGATCAGTGAGTTGACGGCGGACTTCGTGGCCTGCCTATCGCCGCTGAGTAGCCAGGCTCAACTGGATGCTGCGCATGGGGCGACTGAACAGTTGCGGGGTTATTTCATTGAGTTGCTGGATGATCCGGGCGCGCAAAGCCCACTGTTGAGCGACATCAAGCAGCGGTTCGGTGCTTCGGATAACGAGAGGCTGATCGCCAATCTGATCGGGCTGTGCTCCCAGGCCTATGAAGCCACGGCTGGGCTGATCGGTAATGCGTTGGTGACGTTGATTCGCAATCCATCGTTGCAGCGTGATTCGGCATCCATTGACGTTCTGATTTCAGAAGTCCAACGCTTCGATCCATCGGTGCAGAACACCCGTCGTTTCGTCGCCGCACCTTGCGAAATAGCCGGCGTGAGCCTGAACCCCAGCGACGCGATCCTGGTGTTGCTGGCCTCAGCCAACCGCGATTCGCAGCTCAATGACAACCCTGACGTTTTTCTTCTCGACCGTCCGAATCGTCGCAGCTTTACCTTCGGTTCCGGCCGCCACCAATGCCCCGGGCAGAGGCTGGCATTGAGTATCGCCACCGCCACGCTGACGCAGATTCTGGCGATGAAACCTGCGCTGGAACGTTTGACCTGGCACTACCGCCCATCCTTGAACGGTCGTATTCCGCTGTTCAGCGAGGGACAAACATGA